From a single Streptomyces misionensis genomic region:
- a CDS encoding DUF4328 domain-containing protein: MATPMPVPPVPAGPLGAPPPARLRSPAGLGLATAVLLGAAVAADLFACVADLGEMNVAQDLMGGATGADIVHRADRADTLYGSAGITQGVTLVATMVVYLCWLWRVRVNAEAFRPDGHRLKRGWVIGGWFCPIVNLWFPRRVVLDSWTASTPPGARVRRAPVNAWWTLWILGLLLGRPAATRFGDADTPAQLASAARLMLVSDGLDAAAGILAVVVVLHLTRMQRHRLLAAPVFG, translated from the coding sequence ATGGCCACACCCATGCCCGTCCCACCCGTGCCCGCCGGTCCCCTCGGCGCCCCGCCCCCGGCCCGGCTGCGCTCGCCCGCCGGGCTCGGCCTGGCCACCGCGGTACTGCTGGGGGCGGCCGTCGCCGCCGACCTGTTCGCCTGCGTCGCGGACCTGGGCGAGATGAACGTCGCCCAGGACCTGATGGGCGGCGCCACCGGCGCGGACATCGTCCACCGGGCCGACCGCGCCGACACCCTCTACGGCTCCGCCGGCATCACCCAGGGCGTCACCCTGGTGGCGACGATGGTCGTCTACCTGTGCTGGCTGTGGCGGGTGCGGGTGAACGCCGAGGCGTTCCGGCCGGACGGGCACCGGCTGAAGCGGGGCTGGGTGATCGGCGGCTGGTTCTGCCCGATCGTGAACCTGTGGTTCCCGCGCCGGGTCGTGCTGGACAGCTGGACGGCCAGCACCCCGCCGGGTGCCCGGGTCCGGCGCGCCCCGGTCAACGCCTGGTGGACGCTGTGGATCCTCGGCCTGCTGCTCGGCCGGCCCGCGGCGACGCGATTCGGCGACGCCGACACCCCGGCGCAGCTGGCCTCCGCCGCCCGGCTGATGCTCGTCTCCGACGGGCTCGACGCGGCGGCCGGCATCCTCGCCGTCGTGGTCGTCCTCCATCTGACCCGGATGCAGCGGCACCGGCTGCTCGCCGCCCCCGTGTTTGGCTGA
- a CDS encoding FAD-dependent monooxygenase, with product MDTTDVLIVGAGPTGLTLGIDLARRGVAARLVERADALFPGSRGKGIQPRTQEVFDDLGVIDAVRASGGPYPDRMVWRDGERVGEESMFERFEPDAGTPYPAPLMVPQWRTQEILYARLTELGGKAAFGREVTGLAQDADGVDVAFADGTTVRARHVVAADGGRSGIRRALGVGMTGETVDPAPFVVADLRVRGLDRSHWHAFPAADDSALGLCPLAGTEEFQMAARLPVGSEPDVTEDGVRELVARYTHLAASDVTEVRWASEFRPRAALADRFRVGRVFLAGDAAHVHSPAGGQGLNTSVQDAYNLGWKLDAVLRGAPESLLDTYEEERRANAAAVLELSTGVHRGEVRRGRATVQLGVGYRESSLSAETRTEPGRVRAGDRAPDAEIPGGRLFDLFRGPHWTLLGAAAAPRAGVRTLPSAPRSYGPGVFLVRPDGYVGWAGETATEDLAAYLDSVLGG from the coding sequence GTGGATACGACGGATGTCCTGATCGTGGGCGCGGGCCCCACCGGGCTCACCCTCGGCATCGACCTGGCCCGGCGCGGGGTCGCGGCCCGGCTCGTGGAGCGCGCGGACGCCCTGTTCCCGGGCTCGCGCGGCAAGGGGATCCAGCCCCGCACCCAGGAGGTCTTCGACGACCTGGGCGTCATCGACGCGGTCCGCGCGTCGGGCGGCCCCTACCCGGACCGGATGGTCTGGCGCGACGGCGAGCGGGTCGGCGAGGAGTCGATGTTCGAGCGGTTCGAGCCGGACGCGGGCACGCCGTACCCCGCGCCGCTGATGGTCCCGCAGTGGCGCACCCAGGAGATCCTGTACGCCCGGCTCACGGAACTGGGCGGGAAGGCCGCCTTCGGGCGCGAGGTCACGGGCCTGGCGCAGGACGCGGACGGCGTGGACGTGGCGTTCGCCGACGGTACGACGGTCCGCGCGCGCCATGTGGTGGCCGCCGACGGCGGTCGCTCGGGGATCCGGCGGGCCCTCGGTGTCGGCATGACCGGCGAGACCGTCGACCCGGCACCGTTCGTGGTGGCGGACCTGCGGGTGCGGGGCCTGGACCGGTCGCACTGGCACGCCTTCCCGGCCGCGGACGACAGCGCCCTCGGGCTCTGCCCGCTGGCCGGCACCGAGGAGTTCCAGATGGCCGCGCGGCTGCCGGTGGGCTCGGAGCCGGATGTGACCGAGGACGGCGTGCGCGAGCTGGTCGCCCGGTACACCCACCTGGCCGCCTCGGATGTGACCGAGGTGCGCTGGGCCTCGGAGTTCCGGCCCCGGGCGGCGCTCGCGGACCGGTTCCGGGTGGGCCGGGTGTTCCTCGCGGGCGACGCCGCGCACGTGCACTCACCGGCCGGCGGACAGGGCCTGAACACCAGCGTCCAGGACGCCTACAACCTCGGCTGGAAGCTGGACGCGGTCCTGCGGGGCGCCCCCGAGTCCCTGCTGGACACGTACGAGGAGGAGCGGCGGGCGAACGCCGCGGCCGTGCTGGAACTGTCCACCGGCGTGCACCGCGGCGAGGTCCGGCGGGGCCGGGCCACCGTCCAACTCGGCGTCGGCTACCGGGAGTCGTCGCTCAGCGCCGAGACCCGGACCGAGCCGGGACGGGTGCGCGCGGGCGACCGCGCGCCGGACGCCGAGATCCCCGGTGGCCGCCTCTTCGACCTCTTCCGGGGCCCGCACTGGACCCTGCTGGGCGCGGCCGCCGCCCCGCGAGCGGGCGTGCGCACCCTGCCGTCGGCCCCCCGGTCCTACGGCCCCGGTGTCTTCCTCGTCCGCCCCGACGGGTACGTCGGCTGGGCGGGCGAGACGGCGACGGAGGACCTGGCGGCGTACCTCGACTCCGTCCTGGGCGGCTGA
- a CDS encoding glycosyltransferase family 2 protein, with translation MVKLSVIVPFYNVQQYAPDTLRSLKANAREDFEFILVDDCSRDGTPGILARAERELPGAVLVRHEQNGGLATARNTGIDRARGEYLTFLDGDDWLAPGYFEQLVGAIEELGVDFLRTDHVQCTARARQVHRVPVGRRNQVLDPREAILPADRSTSVDYAFAWAGVYHRRLVDKGLLHFTDGLRTAEDRPWIWRLHREAESFAAVSLLGVFYRRGVASSLTQIGDVRQLDFIRAFDQVIAETAADRDADALLPKAVRTYCAIISHHLGSIERFEPAVAKKLKSLSAAALRRMPQDVLDEALDSMDVQRATKLRRLRRRPAAAGAAA, from the coding sequence GTGGTCAAGCTCTCCGTCATCGTGCCGTTCTACAACGTGCAGCAATACGCGCCCGACACGCTCAGGAGCCTGAAGGCGAACGCGCGTGAGGACTTCGAATTCATTCTCGTCGACGACTGTTCCCGCGACGGGACACCCGGGATTCTCGCGCGCGCGGAGCGCGAGCTGCCCGGGGCGGTCCTCGTCCGGCACGAACAGAACGGGGGTCTGGCGACCGCGCGCAACACCGGCATCGACCGGGCGCGCGGCGAGTATCTGACGTTCCTGGACGGCGACGACTGGCTCGCCCCGGGCTACTTCGAGCAATTGGTCGGCGCGATCGAGGAGTTGGGCGTCGATTTTCTGCGCACCGACCATGTGCAGTGCACCGCGCGGGCCCGCCAGGTGCACCGGGTGCCGGTCGGCCGGCGGAACCAGGTGCTGGACCCGCGCGAGGCGATACTGCCCGCGGACCGCTCCACCTCGGTGGACTACGCGTTCGCCTGGGCGGGCGTCTACCACCGCCGGCTGGTCGACAAGGGGCTGCTGCACTTCACCGACGGGCTGCGCACGGCCGAGGACCGGCCGTGGATCTGGAGGCTGCACCGGGAGGCGGAATCCTTCGCCGCGGTGAGCCTGCTCGGGGTGTTCTACCGGCGCGGGGTCGCCTCCTCGCTCACCCAGATCGGCGATGTGCGCCAGCTCGATTTCATTCGGGCATTCGATCAGGTGATCGCGGAGACCGCCGCGGACCGCGATGCGGACGCACTGCTGCCGAAGGCGGTCCGTACGTATTGCGCCATCATTTCCCATCATCTGGGATCCATCGAAAGGTTCGAGCCCGCGGTGGCGAAGAAACTGAAATCCCTGAGTGCCGCCGCACTGCGCCGCATGCCGCAGGACGTGCTGGACGAGGCCCTGGACTCCATGGACGTGCAGCGCGCCACCAAGCTGCGCCGGCTGCGCCGCCGTCCCGCCGCCGCGGGGGCCGCCGCGTGA
- a CDS encoding acyltransferase family protein translates to MAVSSPTLDAVPAPPDRTTAAPTATPTDRRSRLLALDGLRLVAALMVCLYHYTGRGGTVSESWHQSPATLFPALSRLSVYGCLGVQFFFVISGFVICMSSWGRTLGDFFRSRVSRLYPAYWVALVLVTAASLVLPAVIAPVRPDEFLVNLTMLQQPMGATRVLGVCWTLWAEVRFYALFALLVVARGVTYRRVVLFCSVWTLAVVVCRTTGNALTDQILMPEYAPFFIGGLALYLVHRFGGNPLLWGIVAVSLLLGQSEATRGLWHPAGHFGFHRDPYVVILIVALAFAAVAAVALGLTRWASWPWLTTAGALTYPFYLVHEHLGWFVIRVLRRTLGLSPGATLAVTVLAMLLLAWLIHRFVEKPFGPRLRRALKARGPSGV, encoded by the coding sequence ATGGCTGTTTCCTCCCCCACCCTCGACGCCGTCCCCGCCCCGCCCGACCGGACGACGGCCGCCCCCACCGCCACCCCCACCGATCGCCGGAGCCGGCTGCTCGCACTGGACGGGCTGCGGCTCGTGGCCGCGCTGATGGTCTGCCTGTACCACTACACCGGCCGCGGCGGCACGGTCTCCGAGTCCTGGCACCAGAGCCCGGCCACGCTCTTCCCGGCCCTGTCCCGGCTGTCCGTCTACGGCTGCCTGGGCGTCCAGTTCTTCTTCGTCATCAGCGGCTTCGTGATCTGCATGAGCAGCTGGGGCCGCACCCTCGGCGACTTCTTCCGCTCCCGGGTCTCCCGCCTCTACCCCGCCTACTGGGTCGCGCTGGTGCTGGTCACCGCGGCGTCCCTGGTGCTGCCGGCCGTCATCGCGCCGGTCCGCCCGGACGAGTTCCTGGTCAACCTGACGATGCTGCAACAGCCGATGGGCGCGACCCGCGTGCTCGGCGTGTGCTGGACGCTGTGGGCCGAGGTCCGCTTCTACGCGCTGTTCGCCCTGCTCGTCGTCGCGCGGGGTGTCACCTACCGCCGGGTGGTGCTGTTCTGCTCCGTGTGGACACTGGCGGTGGTGGTCTGCCGTACCACCGGCAACGCGCTGACCGACCAGATCCTCATGCCCGAGTACGCGCCCTTCTTCATCGGCGGCCTCGCCCTCTACCTGGTGCACCGCTTCGGCGGGAACCCGCTGCTGTGGGGCATCGTCGCGGTGTCCCTGCTGCTCGGGCAGAGCGAGGCCACCCGCGGCCTGTGGCACCCCGCCGGCCACTTCGGCTTCCACCGCGACCCCTACGTGGTCATCCTGATCGTCGCCCTCGCCTTCGCCGCCGTCGCCGCCGTCGCCCTCGGCCTGACCCGCTGGGCGTCCTGGCCCTGGCTGACCACGGCCGGCGCGCTGACGTACCCCTTCTACCTGGTCCACGAACACCTGGGCTGGTTCGTCATCCGCGTCCTGCGCCGGACCCTCGGCCTGTCACCGGGGGCGACCCTCGCGGTGACGGTCCTGGCCATGCTGCTCCTGGCCTGGCTCATCCACCGGTTCGTGGAGAAACCGTTCGGCCCACGGCTCAGGCGGGCGCTGAAGGCGCGCGGCCCTTCCGGCGTCTAG
- a CDS encoding alpha-2,8-polysialyltransferase family protein, whose translation MTTQIFQASTLYGIATLAAALDSGCFDSADRRILLVCNNAATPETTPGPDEMPGFERLRDRFDDVISYNETIFPFHPGGWAPRVDDMPLWERFLRHEWRLGDEDVELAVESIQVNPALALAQIFNGAPVTVYADGLMSYGPTRNKIDPLVGTRIDRVLHLDLVPGLAPLLLTEFKVPGELVPTQAFTKVLAELAQTAAGTPDAEEPALLLGQYLSALDILTAEQEENLHVRMLRGAAALGHTAVVFKPHPTAPARYTRSLEQEAERLGVELTVVDTPVLAEVLYQRMRPALVVGCFSTALLTASALYGLPVARVGTELLLERLTPYENSNRIPVTIVDALLPELSDAAAVTERRQGMDVDRLGALVRAVGFAMQSKILPGLRAETETWLAANFGPETSRYFKRRRLTSLALPGGIPSQLAFIPRNVTVRRVAKKARSLRRTVRR comes from the coding sequence GTGACCACCCAGATCTTCCAGGCGTCCACGCTGTACGGCATCGCCACCCTCGCCGCCGCCCTGGACTCCGGCTGCTTCGACTCCGCCGACCGGCGGATCCTGCTGGTCTGCAACAACGCGGCGACGCCCGAGACGACGCCGGGTCCCGACGAGATGCCGGGGTTCGAGCGGCTGCGCGACCGGTTCGACGACGTGATCTCGTACAACGAGACGATCTTCCCGTTCCACCCGGGCGGCTGGGCTCCCCGGGTGGACGACATGCCGCTGTGGGAACGGTTCCTGCGGCACGAGTGGCGGCTGGGCGACGAGGACGTCGAGCTGGCCGTCGAGTCGATCCAGGTCAATCCGGCGCTCGCGCTCGCCCAGATCTTCAACGGCGCCCCGGTCACGGTCTACGCGGACGGCCTGATGTCCTACGGCCCGACCCGCAACAAGATCGACCCGCTGGTCGGCACGCGCATCGACCGGGTGCTCCACCTGGACCTGGTGCCGGGACTGGCGCCGCTGCTGCTGACCGAGTTCAAGGTGCCCGGCGAGCTGGTCCCCACCCAGGCCTTCACGAAGGTGCTCGCGGAACTCGCGCAGACCGCCGCCGGGACGCCGGACGCCGAGGAGCCCGCGCTGCTGCTCGGGCAGTACCTGTCGGCGCTGGACATCCTCACCGCGGAGCAGGAGGAGAACCTGCACGTGCGGATGCTGAGGGGCGCGGCGGCCCTGGGCCACACCGCGGTCGTGTTCAAACCCCACCCCACCGCCCCGGCGCGCTACACCCGCTCGCTGGAGCAGGAGGCGGAGCGGCTCGGTGTCGAGCTGACCGTCGTGGACACGCCGGTCCTCGCCGAGGTGCTGTACCAGCGGATGCGTCCCGCGCTGGTCGTCGGCTGCTTCTCCACGGCCCTGCTCACCGCCTCCGCGCTCTACGGCCTGCCGGTCGCCCGGGTGGGCACCGAGCTGCTGCTGGAGCGGCTGACGCCGTACGAGAACAGCAACCGGATCCCGGTCACCATCGTGGACGCCCTGCTGCCGGAGCTGTCCGACGCGGCCGCGGTCACCGAGCGGCGCCAGGGCATGGACGTGGACCGGCTGGGCGCGCTGGTGCGCGCGGTGGGCTTCGCGATGCAGTCGAAGATCCTGCCGGGGCTGCGCGCGGAGACGGAGACCTGGCTCGCGGCCAACTTCGGTCCCGAGACGTCCCGTTACTTCAAGCGCCGCAGGCTCACCTCGCTCGCCCTGCCCGGCGGGATCCCGTCCCAGCTGGCGTTCATCCCGCGCAACGTGACCGTGCGCCGGGTGGCGAAGAAGGCGCGCAGCCTGCGCAGGACGGTGCGGCGCTGA
- a CDS encoding TetR/AcrR family transcriptional regulator C-terminal domain-containing protein produces MSAERRSPLDRARVADTALRLLNEVGLDGLTLRAIAKELDVKAPALYWHFKDKQALLDEMATQMFRRMTAGAGLDPADTWQERLLKVNRGLRAALLGYRDGAKVFSGSRFTGVDHAPALEANLRLLTDAGLTFAQAVDAGRTAYAYTIGFVTEEQGMRPLPGDEKVRTDIADRARRLADHPLAAAAGELLFDDYDRQFEEGLAVVIAGIGARYGVAS; encoded by the coding sequence GTGAGTGCGGAACGACGATCGCCCCTGGACCGTGCGCGGGTCGCCGACACGGCGCTGCGGCTGCTGAACGAGGTCGGCCTCGACGGGCTGACCCTGCGCGCCATCGCGAAGGAGCTGGACGTCAAGGCGCCTGCCCTGTACTGGCACTTCAAGGACAAGCAGGCGCTGCTGGACGAGATGGCGACACAGATGTTCCGGCGGATGACGGCCGGCGCCGGACTCGATCCCGCCGACACCTGGCAAGAACGCCTGCTGAAGGTCAACCGCGGTCTGCGCGCCGCGCTGCTCGGCTACCGCGACGGCGCCAAGGTCTTCAGCGGCTCCCGCTTCACCGGCGTCGACCACGCCCCCGCCCTGGAGGCGAACCTCCGGCTCCTGACGGACGCCGGGCTGACCTTCGCCCAGGCCGTCGACGCGGGCCGCACGGCCTACGCCTACACCATCGGCTTCGTCACCGAGGAGCAGGGCATGCGCCCCCTGCCGGGCGACGAGAAGGTCCGCACCGACATCGCCGACCGCGCCCGCCGCCTGGCCGACCACCCCCTCGCGGCGGCGGCCGGCGAACTCCTCTTCGACGACTACGACCGCCAGTTCGAAGAAGGACTGGCGGTCGTGATCGCGGGGATCGGGGCGCGGTACGGGGTGGCGTCCTAG
- a CDS encoding RNA polymerase sigma factor, with product MGQGGDPRRRWPRDAELGAAVARAQDGDETAFAVAYRLVQPGLLGYLRGLVGEDAEDVAADAWLEIARDLGRFSGDGAGFRGWTAAIARHRALDHLRRRRTRPRTTALEQDVLELPGPHSTHDQALESLSTARALDLVRALPRDQAEAVLLRVVVGLDGPAAARVLGKRPGAVRTATHRGLKRLARRLPGRGTADEAPGAPGEPA from the coding sequence TTGGGCCAGGGAGGGGACCCCCGCCGCCGGTGGCCGCGGGACGCGGAACTGGGCGCGGCCGTCGCACGGGCCCAGGACGGCGACGAGACGGCGTTCGCGGTGGCCTACCGGCTCGTGCAGCCCGGCCTGCTCGGTTACCTGCGCGGCCTGGTCGGCGAGGACGCGGAGGACGTGGCCGCCGACGCCTGGCTGGAGATCGCCCGGGACCTGGGCCGGTTCAGCGGGGACGGCGCCGGCTTCCGGGGCTGGACCGCGGCCATAGCCCGCCACCGCGCCCTGGACCATCTGCGCCGCCGCCGCACCCGGCCCCGGACCACCGCGCTCGAACAGGACGTGCTGGAGCTGCCCGGACCGCACAGCACCCACGACCAGGCGCTGGAGTCCCTGTCCACCGCGCGCGCCCTGGACCTGGTGCGCGCCCTGCCCCGGGACCAGGCCGAGGCCGTGCTGCTCCGGGTGGTCGTCGGTCTCGACGGCCCCGCCGCCGCCCGCGTGCTCGGCAAGCGCCCCGGCGCCGTGCGCACCGCCACCCACCGCGGCCTCAAGCGCCTCGCCCGCCGGCTGCCCGGCCGGGGCACGGCGGACGAGGCCCCCGGAGCGCCGGGGGAGCCGGCGTGA
- the leuE gene encoding leucine efflux protein LeuE: MFGVVHLPTYLAGVALIVLLPGPNSLYVLSVAARRGVRAGYTAAAGVFCGDTVLMTLSAAGVASLLQANAVLFGIVKYAGAGYLTWLAIGMMRAARRMWRTRRERQPEETAEAAVATEERPYRRALVVSLFNPKAILFFVAFFVQFVDPGYAYPALSFVVLGAFAQVASVLYLSALIFGGTRLAAAFRRRKRLSATATSAAGVLFLGFAVKLSLAS, from the coding sequence ATGTTCGGTGTCGTCCATCTCCCCACGTATCTCGCGGGCGTGGCCCTGATCGTGCTGCTGCCCGGGCCCAACTCCCTCTATGTGCTGTCCGTCGCCGCCCGCCGCGGGGTGCGCGCCGGGTACACCGCGGCCGCCGGGGTGTTCTGCGGGGACACGGTGCTCATGACCCTGTCCGCCGCCGGAGTCGCCTCGCTGCTCCAGGCCAACGCCGTGCTGTTCGGGATCGTGAAGTACGCGGGCGCCGGATATCTGACCTGGCTGGCGATCGGCATGATGCGGGCGGCCCGGCGGATGTGGCGCACCCGGCGGGAGCGGCAGCCGGAGGAGACGGCGGAGGCGGCCGTCGCCACCGAGGAACGCCCCTATCGCCGCGCCCTCGTGGTGAGCCTCTTCAACCCGAAGGCCATTCTCTTTTTCGTCGCTTTCTTCGTTCAGTTCGTGGACCCGGGCTACGCCTACCCGGCCCTCTCCTTCGTCGTGCTGGGCGCCTTCGCTCAGGTGGCCAGCGTGCTCTACCTCAGCGCCCTCATATTCGGCGGCACCCGCCTCGCCGCCGCCTTCCGCCGCCGCAAGCGCCTGTCGGCGACGGCGACGTCGGCGGCCGGCGTCCTCTTCCTCGGCTTCGCGGTGAAGCTGTCGCTGGCGTCGTAG
- a CDS encoding RNA polymerase sigma factor: protein MLGDDAELTTAVRAAQDGDESAFRTVYRAVHPRLLGYVRTLVGDPDAEDVASEAWLQIARDLGRFSGDADRFRGWAARIARNRALDHIRMRGRRPAIGGDETELTGRAAESDTAGEAIEALTTGNTLSLIARLPQDQAEAVVLRVVVGLDAKSAAETLGKRAGAVRTAAHRGLKRLAELLGDDPEAAGVLDALPPPRTAERAVQREPRRRAVTSGTVTHTRARTQKDM, encoded by the coding sequence GTGCTGGGGGACGACGCGGAGCTGACCACCGCGGTGCGTGCGGCACAGGACGGTGACGAGAGCGCCTTCCGCACGGTGTACCGCGCGGTACACCCGCGCCTGCTCGGATACGTGCGCACGCTGGTCGGCGATCCGGACGCCGAGGACGTGGCCTCCGAAGCCTGGCTGCAGATCGCCCGGGACCTCGGCCGGTTCAGCGGCGACGCCGACCGCTTCCGCGGCTGGGCCGCCCGGATCGCCCGCAACCGCGCCCTGGACCACATCCGGATGCGCGGCCGCCGCCCGGCGATCGGCGGCGACGAGACCGAACTGACCGGCCGGGCAGCCGAGTCCGACACCGCGGGCGAGGCCATCGAGGCGCTCACCACCGGCAACACCCTCTCCCTCATCGCGCGGCTCCCGCAGGACCAGGCCGAGGCGGTCGTCCTGCGCGTGGTGGTCGGTCTGGACGCCAAGTCCGCGGCCGAGACCCTCGGCAAACGCGCCGGGGCCGTCCGCACCGCCGCGCACCGCGGCCTCAAACGGCTCGCGGAACTGCTGGGCGACGACCCGGAGGCCGCGGGCGTGCTCGACGCGCTGCCGCCTCCCCGGACGGCCGAGCGGGCCGTCCAGCGAGAACCGCGCCGCCGCGCGGTGACGTCCGGCACTGTGACGCATACGCGAGCGCGGACGCAGAAGGACATGTGA
- a CDS encoding acyl-CoA mutase large subunit family protein produces MARESESGLPIEPVYGPDALTGWDPADRLGEPGAYPFTRGVYPSMYTGRPWTMRQYAGFGTAAESNARYRELIAHGTTGLSVAFDLPTQMGHDSDAPLAHGEVGKVGVAIDSIEDMRVLFDGIPLDRVSTSMTINAPAAPLLLLYQLVAEEQGVPADRLTGTVQNDVLKEYIARGTYIFPPRPSLRLTADVFRYCTAEIPRWNTISISGYHMAEAGASPVQEIAFTLADGIEYVRTAIAAGMAVDDFAPRLSFFFVARTTFLEEVAKFRAARRIWARVMREEFGARDPKSLMLRFHTQTAGVQLTAQQPEVNLVRVAVQALGAVLGGTQSLHTNSFDEAIALPTATAARLALRTQQVLAHETDVTATVDPFAGSYAVERMTDDVEEAAVELMREVEEMGGAEAAIERGFQKAEIERNAYRIAQETDSGERVVVGVNRFRLDEEEPYAPLRVDPAIEARQCERLARLRAGRDRGAVDSALTALAKAAEGEDNVLYPMREALRARATLGEVCGALREVWGSHVPSDAF; encoded by the coding sequence ATGGCGCGTGAGTCGGAGTCGGGCCTGCCGATCGAGCCGGTGTACGGGCCGGACGCCCTGACCGGCTGGGACCCCGCGGACAGGCTCGGGGAGCCGGGGGCGTACCCCTTCACCCGAGGGGTCTACCCCAGCATGTACACCGGCCGCCCCTGGACGATGCGCCAGTACGCCGGTTTCGGCACGGCCGCCGAGTCCAACGCCCGCTACCGGGAGCTGATCGCCCACGGCACCACCGGGCTGTCCGTCGCCTTCGACCTGCCCACCCAGATGGGCCACGACTCCGACGCGCCCCTCGCGCACGGCGAGGTCGGCAAGGTCGGCGTGGCCATCGACTCGATCGAGGACATGCGGGTGCTGTTCGACGGCATCCCGCTGGACCGGGTGTCCACGTCGATGACGATCAACGCCCCGGCCGCGCCGCTGCTCCTGCTGTACCAGCTGGTGGCGGAGGAGCAGGGGGTGCCGGCGGACCGGCTGACCGGCACGGTCCAGAACGACGTGCTCAAGGAGTACATCGCCCGCGGCACCTACATCTTCCCGCCCAGGCCCTCGCTGCGGCTGACGGCGGACGTCTTCCGGTACTGCACGGCCGAGATCCCGAGGTGGAACACCATCTCCATCTCCGGCTACCACATGGCCGAGGCGGGCGCGTCCCCCGTGCAGGAGATCGCCTTCACCCTGGCCGACGGCATCGAGTACGTGCGCACCGCGATCGCGGCCGGGATGGCCGTTGACGACTTCGCCCCGCGTCTGTCCTTCTTCTTCGTCGCCCGCACGACGTTCCTGGAGGAGGTGGCCAAGTTCCGGGCCGCGCGCCGGATCTGGGCCCGGGTGATGCGGGAGGAGTTCGGCGCGCGCGACCCCAAGTCGCTGATGCTGCGCTTCCACACCCAGACCGCCGGGGTGCAGCTGACCGCGCAGCAGCCGGAGGTGAACCTGGTGCGGGTCGCGGTCCAGGCCCTCGGCGCGGTCCTCGGCGGCACCCAGTCCCTGCACACCAACTCCTTCGACGAGGCGATCGCGCTGCCCACCGCCACCGCCGCGCGGCTCGCCCTGCGCACGCAGCAGGTGCTGGCCCACGAGACGGACGTGACGGCGACGGTCGACCCGTTCGCCGGGTCCTACGCGGTGGAGCGGATGACCGACGACGTGGAGGAGGCGGCCGTCGAGCTGATGCGCGAGGTCGAGGAGATGGGCGGCGCGGAGGCCGCGATCGAACGGGGCTTCCAGAAGGCCGAGATCGAGCGCAACGCCTACCGCATCGCCCAGGAGACCGACTCCGGCGAGCGGGTGGTGGTCGGCGTCAACCGCTTCCGGCTGGACGAGGAGGAGCCCTACGCGCCGCTGCGCGTGGACCCCGCCATCGAGGCCCGCCAGTGCGAACGCCTCGCCCGGCTGCGCGCCGGACGCGACCGGGGCGCGGTCGACTCGGCCCTGACCGCGCTGGCGAAGGCGGCCGAGGGCGAGGACAACGTCCTCTACCCGATGAGGGAGGCGCTGCGGGCGCGGGCCACGCTGGGCGAGGTGTGCGGGGCGCTGCGCGAGGTGTGGGGGAGTCACGTGCCGAGCGACGCGTTCTGA